From Mercenaria mercenaria strain notata chromosome 17, MADL_Memer_1, whole genome shotgun sequence, the proteins below share one genomic window:
- the LOC123535564 gene encoding transgelin-2-like isoform X2, whose translation MSGEKLRAAKTGIGYVVEQKMEQNYDREEAAGTPTHIINWMNAICDGEHDPIPNTDWKGFNTHLKDGVMLCKLINKLLKADGKSPIQFQKKVMSPFVAMTNIENFNKGCESYGLAKEFTFQSGDLVELRKAGFFNTLNCLSSLGMLANEKSVQPSYKGEIRKHLDRE comes from the exons ATGAGTGGCGAAAAATTGAGAGCCGCTAAGACGGGAATCGGCTATGTAGTCGAACAAAAAATGGAACAA AATTATGACAGGGAGGAAGCAGCTGGAACCCCTACACATATCATCAACTGGATGAATGCAATTTGCGACGGAGAACATGACCCTATT CCCAATACAGACTGGAAAGGTTTCAACACACATCTTAAAGACGGTGTTATGTTGTGCAA ATTAATAAACAAGTTGTTGAAAGCTGATGGTAAATCCCCGATACAGTTCCAGAAGAAAGTAATGTCACCATTTGTTGCCATGACGAAtattgaaaactttaacaaaggatGTGAGAGCTATGGTTTGGCGAAAGAGTTTACCTTTCAATCAGGGGATTTAGTAGAGCTTAGAAAGGCCGGATTCTTCAACACATTGAATTGCCTCAGCAGCTTGGGGATGCTT GCCAACGAGAAATCAGTTCAGCCTTCATACAAAGGAGAAATACGAAAGCATCTTGACAGAGAATAA
- the LOC123535564 gene encoding transgelin-3-like isoform X3, producing the protein MQAGTNRVQKVGVAYEVEKKLEQNYDREEAAGTPTHIINWMNAICDGEHDPIPNTDWKGFNTHLKDGVMLCKLINKLLKADGKSPIQFQKKVMSPFVAMTNIENFNKGCESYGLAKEFTFQSGDLVELRKAGFFNTLNCLSSLGMLANEKSVQPSYKGEIRKHLDRE; encoded by the exons ATGCAAGCGGGAACAAATCGAGTTCAGAAGGTTGGCGTGGCTTATGAAGTGGAGAAGAAGTTGGAACAA AATTATGACAGGGAGGAAGCAGCTGGAACCCCTACACATATCATCAACTGGATGAATGCAATTTGCGACGGAGAACATGACCCTATT CCCAATACAGACTGGAAAGGTTTCAACACACATCTTAAAGACGGTGTTATGTTGTGCAA ATTAATAAACAAGTTGTTGAAAGCTGATGGTAAATCCCCGATACAGTTCCAGAAGAAAGTAATGTCACCATTTGTTGCCATGACGAAtattgaaaactttaacaaaggatGTGAGAGCTATGGTTTGGCGAAAGAGTTTACCTTTCAATCAGGGGATTTAGTAGAGCTTAGAAAGGCCGGATTCTTCAACACATTGAATTGCCTCAGCAGCTTGGGGATGCTT GCCAACGAGAAATCAGTTCAGCCTTCATACAAAGGAGAAATACGAAAGCATCTTGACAGAGAATAA
- the LOC123535564 gene encoding transgelin-3-like isoform X4 has protein sequence MQAGTNRVQKVGVAYEVEKKLEQNYDREEAAGTPTHIINWMNAICDGEHDPIPNTDWKGFNTHLKDGVMLCKLINKLLKADGKSPIQFQKKVMSPFVAMTNIENFNKGCESYGLAKEFTFQSGDLVELRKAGFFNTLNCLSSLGMLANTKEVSPKYQGKITKTVDME, from the exons ATGCAAGCGGGAACAAATCGAGTTCAGAAGGTTGGCGTGGCTTATGAAGTGGAGAAGAAGTTGGAACAA AATTATGACAGGGAGGAAGCAGCTGGAACCCCTACACATATCATCAACTGGATGAATGCAATTTGCGACGGAGAACATGACCCTATT CCCAATACAGACTGGAAAGGTTTCAACACACATCTTAAAGACGGTGTTATGTTGTGCAA ATTAATAAACAAGTTGTTGAAAGCTGATGGTAAATCCCCGATACAGTTCCAGAAGAAAGTAATGTCACCATTTGTTGCCATGACGAAtattgaaaactttaacaaaggatGTGAGAGCTATGGTTTGGCGAAAGAGTTTACCTTTCAATCAGGGGATTTAGTAGAGCTTAGAAAGGCCGGATTCTTCAACACATTGAATTGCCTCAGCAGCTTGGGGATGCTT GCAAACACGAAGGAAGTTTCACCGAAATATCAAGGAAAGATAACGAAAACCGTCGACATGGAATAA
- the LOC123535564 gene encoding transgelin-3-like isoform X1, producing MSGEKLRAAKTGIGYVVEQKMEQNYDREEAAGTPTHIINWMNAICDGEHDPIPNTDWKGFNTHLKDGVMLCKLINKLLKADGKSPIQFQKKVMSPFVAMTNIENFNKGCESYGLAKEFTFQSGDLVELRKAGFFNTLNCLSSLGMLANTKEVSPKYQGKITKTVDME from the exons ATGAGTGGCGAAAAATTGAGAGCCGCTAAGACGGGAATCGGCTATGTAGTCGAACAAAAAATGGAACAA AATTATGACAGGGAGGAAGCAGCTGGAACCCCTACACATATCATCAACTGGATGAATGCAATTTGCGACGGAGAACATGACCCTATT CCCAATACAGACTGGAAAGGTTTCAACACACATCTTAAAGACGGTGTTATGTTGTGCAA ATTAATAAACAAGTTGTTGAAAGCTGATGGTAAATCCCCGATACAGTTCCAGAAGAAAGTAATGTCACCATTTGTTGCCATGACGAAtattgaaaactttaacaaaggatGTGAGAGCTATGGTTTGGCGAAAGAGTTTACCTTTCAATCAGGGGATTTAGTAGAGCTTAGAAAGGCCGGATTCTTCAACACATTGAATTGCCTCAGCAGCTTGGGGATGCTT GCAAACACGAAGGAAGTTTCACCGAAATATCAAGGAAAGATAACGAAAACCGTCGACATGGAATAA